One window of Quercus robur chromosome 12, dhQueRobu3.1, whole genome shotgun sequence genomic DNA carries:
- the LOC126710493 gene encoding amine oxidase [copper-containing] gamma 2-like: MEARNLLRFLVLFLSIALVLIFTWVHLPSTPPNPTELLDCTTNSPWCTSKNRFQPKQPNLLKKSPKPTRRHNHASDKPHHPLDPLTIQELNELRSILTSHALFKSSSYALHSIELEEPEKPLVLKWKKGDPLLPRKATVVARVDGKSHVLTVHLGTREVTVHETSSHSGYPTMTIEDMTTATLAPLANADFNRTIIQRGVDLTDLACLPISTGWYGESEETRRLIKVQCYSMKGTANFYMRPIEGLTVLVDLDTKQVVEISDKGKNIPIPKSANTDYRYSAQELHQVINLFNPISIEQPKGPSFTIEDEHLVKWANWEFHLKPDARAGVIVSRAKVRDPDTGELRNVMYKGFTSELFVPYMDPTDAWYFKTYMDAGEYGFGLQAMALDPLNDCPRNAYYMDGVFVAADGTPYVRSNMICVFEKYAGDIGWRHSESPITGMEIREARPKVTLVVRMAASVANYDYIVDWEFQTDGLIRIKVGLSGILMVKGTTYDNINQIPNQENLYGTLLSENVIGVIHDHYITFYLDMDIDGSDNSFVNVNIKKQQTSPGESPRRSYLKAIRNVAKTEKDAQIKLKLYDPSEFHVINPSKKTRVGNPVGYKVVPGGTAASMLDLDDPPQKRGAFTNNQIWVTPYNQSEQWAGGLFVYQSQGEDTLATWSERDRPIENKDIVLWYTLGFHHIPCQEDFPIMPTVSSSFDLKPVNFFESNPILRIPPNLEKDLPVCEPADSV, from the exons atGGAAGCTAGAAACCTCCTCCGCTTTCTGGTTCTTTTTCTCAGTATCGCTCTTGTCCTTATCTTCACCTGGGTTCACCTACCCTCTACACCACCCAACCCGACTGAGCTTCTCGACTGCACCACCAACTCACCATGGTGCACCTCCAAGAACCGCTTCCAACCCAAACAACCCAACCTCCTCAAAAAGTCACCGAAACCCACGCGCCGCCACAACCACGCCTCTGACAAACCTCACCACCCTCTAGACCCCCTGACCATCCAAGAACTCAACGAACTCCGCTCCATCCTCACCTCCCACGCGCTCTTCAAGTCGTCAAGCTACGCGCTCCACTCCATCGAACTCGAAGAGCCCGAGAAACCCCTTGTCCTCAAGTGGAAAAAAGGCGACCCCTTGTTACCCAGAAAGGCCACCGTGGTCGCACGTGTGGACGGCAAGTCACACGTGTTAACTGTCCACCTCGGCACCCGCGAAGTCACCGTACACGAAACCAGCTCTCACTCCGGTTACCCCACGATGACGATCGAGGACATGACCACTGCCACGCTGGCACCACTCGCTAACGCGGACTTCAACCGCACGATCATCCAGCGTGGGGTTGATCTAACGGACCTCGCCTGTTTGCCGATTTCGACCGGTTGGTACGGCGAGTCCGAGGAAACCAGGAGGTTGATTAAGGTACAGTGCTATTCCATGAAGGGCACTGCAAACTTTTACATGAGACCAATCGAAGGGTTGACTGTGCTCGTTGACTTAGACACGAAACAAGTGGTGGAGATTTCAGACAAAGGCAAGAACATACCGATTCCAAAATCGGCAAACACAGATTACCGTTACTCAGCTCAGGAGCTCCATCAAGTAATAAACTTATTCAACCCGATATCCATTGAGCAACCCAAAGGTCCGAGTTTTACCATTGAAGATGAGCACTTGGTGAAATGGGCGAACTGGGAATTTCACCTGAAACCCGACGCAAGAGCCGGTGTGATAGTTTCTCGGGCCAAGGTCCGAGATCCGGATACAGGGGAGCTCAGAAATGTGATGTACAAAGGTTTCACATCTGAGTTGTTTGTGCCTTACATGGACCCCACCGATGCATGGTACTTTAAAACGTATATGGATGCTGGCGAATACGGGTTCGGGTTGCAAGCCATGGCACTTGACCCGCTTAATGATTGTCCGCGGAACGCGTATTATATGGACGGTGTGTTTGTGGCAGCTGATGGAACACCGTACGTCCGATCAAACATGATTTGTGTGTTCGAGAAATATGCGGGTGATATTGGATGGCGTCACTCAGAGAGTCCCATCACTGGCATGGAG ATTAGAGAAGCAAGGCCGAAGGTGACGTTGGTGGTTAGAATGGCAGCATCGGTCGCTAACTATGATTATATTGTTGATTGGGAGTTCCAAACTGATGGGCTAATCAGAATTAAG GTTGGACTTAGCGGTATTTTGATGGTGAAAGGTACCACCTACGACAACATAAACCAGATTCCCAACCAAGAAAATCTATACGGAACCCTTTTGTCCGAAAATGTTATAGGTGTTATCCATGACCACTACATCACATTCTATCTAGATATGGACATCGATGGCTCAGATAATTCCTTTGTTAATGTAAACATTAAGAAGCAGCAGACCTCACCCGGTGAGTCACCTAGGAGGAGCTACTTGAAAGCCATAAGAAATGTGGCTAAGACAGAGAAGGATGCACAAATTAAGCTTAAACTCTATGACCCGTCTGAGTTCCACGTGATTAACCCGTCAAAGAAGACACGGGTCGGGAACCCAGTTGGATATAAGGTGGTTCCTGGTGGCACAGCTGCTAGTATGCTTGATCTTGATGACCCTCCCCAGAAGCGTGGTGCCTTTACAAACAACCAAATATGGGTCACTCCCTATAACCAGAGTGAGCAATGGGCAGGCGGGTTGTTTGTTTACCAGAGCCAAGGTGAAGACACTCTTGCAACATGGTCCGAAAG GGATAGACCAATTGAAAATAAGGACATTGTGCTATGGTACACGCTAGGCTTCCATCATATACCATGTCAAGAGGATTTCCCTATAATGCCAACAGTTTCATCAAGCTTTGATCTAAAGCCCGTCAATTTCTTTGAGAGCAACCCTATTCTTCGGATCCCACCTAATCTTGAGAAAGACCTCCCTGTTTGCGAGCCTGCTGATTCAGTTTGA